In a single window of the Gemmatimonadota bacterium genome:
- the rpsJ gene encoding 30S ribosomal protein S10, translated as MANQADQKIRIRLKACDHAMLDKSAREITQAAQRAGARVMGPIPLPTKRTVYTVLRSPFIDKKSREQFETRVHKRLIDIYDTSQQTVDALLKLDLPAGVDVEIRV; from the coding sequence GACCAGAAGATCAGGATCAGGCTGAAGGCCTGCGACCACGCCATGCTGGACAAGTCGGCCAGGGAGATCACCCAGGCGGCGCAGCGGGCCGGCGCGCGGGTCATGGGACCCATACCGCTGCCGACGAAACGGACCGTGTATACCGTCCTGCGCTCTCCCTTTATCGACAAGAAGTCGAGGGAACAGTTCGAAACGCGCGTGCACAAGCGCCTTATCGATATCTATGACACGTCGCAGCAGACGGTGGACGCGCTCCTGAAACTGGACCTGCCCGCCGGCGTGGACGTGGAAATCAGGGTGTAG